The proteins below come from a single Benincasa hispida cultivar B227 chromosome 4, ASM972705v1, whole genome shotgun sequence genomic window:
- the LOC120076000 gene encoding transcription factor HHO3-like has translation MVFSDKMQEIAAKMGFTLSDFAETLEQERRKVIMFQRELPLCLQLVSHAIDCCRQQLSGTTTENRQSECSEQTSSDMGPILEEFIPINRNGVSDFEQTEKNKNDDDSDLNNLNLAPSDWLRSAQLWNQTSDPPPLNQDPPENTAVVEVNRNGGAFRPFQKEKTGGGGTSSSSAPAPAAETSSTTETGSGGSSRREEKEAQNQRKQRRCWSPELHRRFLHALQQLGGSHVATPKQIRELMKVDGLTNDEVKSHLQKYRLHTRRPSPTIHNNESGHAPQFLVVGGIWVPAAEYAAASATTSSGEAVSAAATNGIYAPVVAAAAPQPLPSIVQKPKPKIPSSATAAVAAECNSPTTSSSTHTSSVSPASS, from the exons ATGGTTTTCTCCGACAAAATGCAAGAAATTGCAGCTAAAATGGGTTTCACACTCTCCGATTTCGCCGAAACTTTGGAACAAGAACGCCGTAAAGTCATCATGTTTCAGCGCGAGCTCCCTCTCTGTTTGCAGCTCGTTTCCCATG CCATTGATTGTTGCAGGCAGCAGTTATCGGGGACGACGACGGAGAATCGTCAATCGGAATGCTCTGAACAGACTTCCAGTGACATGGGTCCGATTCTTGAGGAGTTTATTCCGATTAACAGAAATGGGGTTTCTGATTTTGAACAAACGGAGAAGAACAAGAATGACGATGACTCTGATTTAAACAATTTGAATTTGGCTCCGTCTGATTGGCTCAGATCTGCTCAGCTTTGGAATCAGACTTCAGATCCTCCTCCCCTGAATCAG GATCCGCCGGAGAACACGGCTGTTGTTGAGGTCAATAGAAATGGCGGCGCTTTCCGGCCGTTCCAGAAGGAGAAAACCGGTGGAGGAGGGACATCGTCATCTTCAGCCCCGGCTCCTGCTGCGGAAACGAGCTCGACGACGGAGACGGGGTCAGGGGGAAGCAGCCGACGGGAAGAGAAGGAAGCGCAGAATCAGAGGAAACAGAGACGTTGCTGGTCGCCGGAGCTGCACCGGCGGTTCCTTCATGCGCTACAGCAGCTCGGAGGCTCCCATG TGGCGACGCCGAAGCAAATAAGGGAATTGATGAAGGTGGATGGTCTTACCAACGACGAAGTGAAAAGTCATCTACAG AAGTATCGTTTGCACACGAGACGGCCATCTCCGACGATCCATAACAACGAGAGCGGCCACGCGCCTCAGTTCCTGGTGGTCGGCGGCATATGGGTACCGGCGGCAGAATACGCCGCCGCGTCCGCCACCACTTCCTCGGGAGAAGCAGTCAGCGCCGCTGCCACAAACGGAATTTATGCACCGGTGGTAGCAGCGGCAGCGCCGCAGCCATTACCCAGTATAGTCCAAAAGCCTAAGCCCAAGATTCCTTCCTCAGCCACCGCCGCCGTCGCCGCCGAATGTAATTCTCCGACTACATCTTCCTCTACTCATACGTCTTCAGTTTCACCAGCCTCTTCTTGA